A single genomic interval of Streptomyces sp. NBC_00663 harbors:
- the paaD gene encoding 1,2-phenylacetyl-CoA epoxidase subunit PaaD gives MVTATPLEAELLEIAGAVPDPELPVLTLQELGVVRAVHAHDTDSVEVELTPTYTGCPAIEAMSLDIERALRAHGVQDVTVRTVLAPAWSTDDITPEGRRKLEEFGIAPPRVQRTAGPVPLPLGATRTLTAPPVHCPHCGCADTELLSRFSSTACKALRRCLACREPFDHFKEL, from the coding sequence ATGGTGACCGCGACCCCGCTGGAGGCGGAACTCCTGGAGATCGCCGGCGCTGTCCCCGACCCCGAACTGCCGGTGCTCACCCTCCAGGAGCTCGGCGTCGTCCGCGCGGTGCACGCTCACGACACCGACTCCGTCGAGGTCGAACTGACCCCGACCTACACCGGCTGCCCGGCCATCGAGGCGATGTCCCTCGACATAGAGCGGGCCCTGCGGGCCCACGGCGTCCAGGACGTCACCGTGCGCACGGTGCTCGCGCCCGCCTGGTCGACGGACGACATCACCCCCGAAGGCCGCCGCAAACTGGAGGAGTTCGGCATAGCTCCCCCGCGCGTACAGCGGACCGCGGGACCGGTCCCCCTGCCCCTTGGCGCCACCCGCACCCTCACCGCGCCGCCCGTCCACTGCCCGCACTGCGGCTGTGCCGACACCGAACTGCTCAGCCGCTTCTCCTCCACCGCGTGCAAGGCGCTGCGCCGCTGCCTCGCCTGCCGTGAACCGTTCGACCACTTCAAGGAGTTGTGA
- the paaC gene encoding 1,2-phenylacetyl-CoA epoxidase subunit PaaC, translating to MTADVTLDATTRTAALALGDDALILSHRLGEWAGHAPVLEEEVALANIALDLLGQARVLLSMVGDEDELAYLREERAFRNLQLVEQPNGDFAHTIARQLYFSTYQHLMYAELAAGEGPFAPLAAKAVKEVAYHRDHAEQWTLRLGDGTDESRERMLRACDALWRFTGEMFQPLEGLDIDGTALDAAWLAAVTAVLGRAGLPVPDGPRTGAWTAGAGRQGLHTESFGRMLAEMQHLHRSHPGASW from the coding sequence GTGACCGCCGATGTGACCCTCGACGCGACCACCCGCACCGCCGCCCTGGCCCTCGGTGACGACGCGCTGATCCTCTCCCACCGCCTCGGCGAATGGGCCGGTCACGCGCCCGTGCTGGAGGAGGAGGTCGCCCTCGCCAACATCGCCCTGGACCTGCTCGGCCAGGCCCGCGTGCTGCTGTCGATGGTGGGCGACGAGGACGAACTGGCGTATCTGCGCGAGGAGCGCGCCTTCCGCAACCTCCAGCTGGTGGAGCAGCCGAACGGCGACTTCGCCCACACCATCGCCCGCCAGCTGTACTTCTCCACCTACCAGCACCTGATGTACGCCGAACTGGCCGCCGGAGAGGGCCCGTTCGCACCGCTCGCCGCGAAGGCCGTCAAGGAGGTCGCCTACCACCGCGACCACGCCGAGCAGTGGACGCTGCGGCTCGGCGACGGCACCGACGAGAGCCGGGAGCGGATGCTGCGGGCGTGCGACGCGCTGTGGCGGTTCACCGGCGAGATGTTCCAGCCTCTGGAGGGCCTCGACATCGACGGGACGGCCCTGGACGCGGCGTGGCTCGCCGCCGTGACGGCCGTCCTCGGCCGCGCCGGCCTGCCGGTCCCCGACGGACCGCGCACGGGCGCGTGGACGGCCGGTGCGGGCCGGCAGGGCCTGCACACCGAGTCCTTCGGACGGATGCTCGCCGAGATGCAGCATCTGCACCGCAGCCACCCGGGGGCGTCATGGTGA
- the paaB gene encoding 1,2-phenylacetyl-CoA epoxidase subunit PaaB has product MTNTDWPLWEVFVRSRRGLSHTHAGSLHAPDAELALRNARDLYTRRGEGVSIWVVPSTAITASSPDEKDPFFEPAADKPYRHPTFYEIPDGVKHL; this is encoded by the coding sequence ATGACGAACACCGACTGGCCCCTGTGGGAGGTCTTCGTGCGCTCGCGCCGCGGCCTCTCGCACACCCACGCCGGCAGCCTGCACGCCCCGGACGCGGAACTCGCCCTGCGCAACGCCCGCGACCTGTACACCCGGCGCGGCGAGGGCGTCTCGATCTGGGTCGTCCCGTCGACCGCGATCACCGCGTCCTCCCCGGACGAGAAGGACCCCTTCTTCGAACCGGCCGCCGACAAGCCGTACCGCCATCCCACGTTCTACGAGATCCCGGACGGGGTGAAGCACCTGTGA
- a CDS encoding 2Fe-2S iron-sulfur cluster-binding protein — MARFHALPVAAVDRLTDDSVALTFTVPPELAEEYRHAAGQHLALRRRADGTEIRRTYSICSPAPGDEAPRQLRVGVRLVEGGAFSTYALKEINVGDEVEVMTPAGRFTLAPAPGLYAAIVGGSGITPVLSIVSTLLAREPKARFCLIRSDRTAASTMFLDEVADLKDRYPERFQLVTVLSREEQQAGLPSGRLDRERLTGLLPALLPVADVAGWFLCGPFGLVQGAERALKDLGVPRARIHEEIFHVDAGTPTAPTAPTPAHSTVTARLDGRGGTWPVQDGESLLETVLRNRPDAPYACKGGVCGTCRAFLVAGEVRMDRNFALEPEETEAGYVLACQSHPATEKVELDFDR; from the coding sequence ATGGCCCGCTTCCACGCGCTCCCGGTGGCGGCGGTCGACCGGCTCACCGACGACTCCGTGGCCCTCACCTTCACCGTGCCGCCGGAACTCGCCGAGGAGTACCGCCACGCCGCGGGCCAGCACCTCGCCCTGCGGCGCCGGGCCGACGGCACGGAGATCCGCCGCACGTACTCGATCTGCTCCCCGGCCCCGGGCGACGAGGCTCCCCGTCAACTCCGGGTCGGTGTACGGCTGGTGGAGGGCGGCGCGTTCTCGACGTACGCGCTCAAGGAGATCAACGTCGGCGACGAGGTGGAGGTGATGACCCCGGCGGGCCGCTTCACGCTCGCCCCCGCGCCCGGTCTGTACGCCGCGATCGTCGGCGGCAGCGGCATCACGCCGGTGCTGTCGATCGTCTCGACGCTGCTCGCGCGTGAGCCGAAGGCCCGGTTCTGCCTGATCCGCAGCGACCGTACGGCGGCCTCGACGATGTTCCTGGACGAGGTCGCCGACCTGAAGGACCGCTACCCCGAGCGGTTCCAGCTGGTGACGGTGCTGTCCCGGGAGGAGCAGCAGGCCGGCCTGCCGTCCGGGCGGCTCGACCGGGAGCGGCTGACCGGACTGCTGCCCGCGCTGCTGCCGGTGGCCGACGTGGCGGGCTGGTTCCTGTGCGGGCCGTTCGGTCTGGTGCAGGGCGCGGAGCGGGCCCTGAAGGACCTCGGTGTCCCGCGCGCCCGCATCCACGAGGAGATCTTCCACGTCGACGCGGGCACCCCCACCGCGCCGACGGCTCCCACGCCCGCGCACAGCACGGTCACCGCCCGCCTCGACGGCCGCGGCGGCACCTGGCCCGTCCAGGACGGCGAGTCCCTCCTGGAGACGGTCCTGCGCAACCGCCCCGACGCCCCCTACGCCTGCAAGGGCGGGGTGTGCGGCACCTGCCGGGCCTTCCTCGTCGCCGGCGAGGTCCGCATGGACCGCAACTTCGCGCTGGAGCCGGAGGAGACGGAGGCCGGCTATGTGCTGGCCTGCCAGTCGCATCCGGCGACGGAGAAGGTGGAGCTGGACTTCGACCGGTAG